The Phyllopteryx taeniolatus isolate TA_2022b chromosome 14, UOR_Ptae_1.2, whole genome shotgun sequence genome has a window encoding:
- the sirt6 gene encoding NAD-dependent protein deacetylase sirtuin-6 isoform X2, which yields MSVNYAAGLSPYADKGVCGLPEAFDSPEELKAKVATLANLVKESKYMVVHSGAGISTSAGIPDFRGPKGVWTLEEKGETPHFETTFEEARPSLTHMALLGLQRAGYLKYLISQNVDGLHVRSGFPRDLLSELHGNMFVEECEKCCRQFVREKVIGVMGLKPTGRYCDVVRSRGLRGCRGKLISTILDWEDALPDRDLNKADNASRQADLALTLGTSMQIKPSGDLPLVTKRKGGKVVIVNLQPTKHDKHAHLRINGYVDDVIKQLMEHLGLDIPKWEGPTVCESSTAALEGTPDIKPPHSLSPDVKFKGIGLGPSCSQRCNINAEDRLS from the exons ATGTCTGTGAATTATGCTGCCGGACTCTCACCGTACGCAGACAAGGGCGTGTGCGGACTTCCAGAG GCATTTGATAGCCCCGAAGAGCTGAAAGCGAAGGTGGCAACCCTTGCTAACCTGGTAAAAGAGTCCAAGTACATGGTCGTGCACTCTGGAGCAGGAATCAGTACTTCAGCGGGCATCCCTGACTTCAG GGGTCCAAAGGGTGTGTGGACCTTGGAGGAAAAGGGAGAGACGCCTCATTTTGAGACAACGTTTGAAGAGGCCCGACCCAGCCTGACTCACATGGCCCTGCTGGGACTCCAGCGGGCCGGATACCTCAAGTATCTCATCAGCCAAAATGTGGACGGTCTGCATGTGCGATCTGGTTTCCCAAG GGACTTGTTGTCAGAGCTTCATGGAAACATGTTTGTGGAGGAGTGCGAGAAGTGTTGCAG GCAGTTTGTCAGGGAAAAGGTGATTGGCGTGATGGGCCTCAAACCCACGGGACGGTATTGCGATGTGGTGCGCTCCAGAGGACTCAGAGGCTGCAG AGGGAAATTGATTAGCACTATACTGGACTGGGAAGATGCACTTCCTGACAGAGATCTGAACAAAGCAGACAATGCAAGCAG ACAAGCTGACCTGGCACTGACGCTGGGCACCTCCATGCAGATCAAACCCAGCGGAGACCTTCCACTCGTCACCAAGCGCAAAGGCGGCAAAGTCGTCATTGTCAACCTGCAGCCCACCAAGCAC GACAAGCATGCACACCTCCGCATCAACGGCTATGTTGATGATGTAATTAAGCAGCTCATGGAGCACCTGGGGTTGGACATCCCAAAGTGGGAGGGGCCAACTGTGTGTGAGAGCTCCACTGCCGCACTGGAGGGCACGCCCGACATCAAGCCCCCGCACTCGCTCAGTCCGGATGTGAAGTTCAAAG
- the sirt6 gene encoding NAD-dependent protein deacetylase sirtuin-6 isoform X1 produces MSVNYAAGLSPYADKGVCGLPEAFDSPEELKAKVATLANLVKESKYMVVHSGAGISTSAGIPDFRGPKGVWTLEEKGETPHFETTFEEARPSLTHMALLGLQRAGYLKYLISQNVDGLHVRSGFPRDLLSELHGNMFVEECEKCCRQFVREKVIGVMGLKPTGRYCDVVRSRGLRGCRGKLISTILDWEDALPDRDLNKADNASRQADLALTLGTSMQIKPSGDLPLVTKRKGGKVVIVNLQPTKHDKHAHLRINGYVDDVIKQLMEHLGLDIPKWEGPTVCESSTAALEGTPDIKPPHSLSPDVKFKGELIKKKKRDAESNTIKEETVSVKKERKDPPVGIKDDK; encoded by the exons ATGTCTGTGAATTATGCTGCCGGACTCTCACCGTACGCAGACAAGGGCGTGTGCGGACTTCCAGAG GCATTTGATAGCCCCGAAGAGCTGAAAGCGAAGGTGGCAACCCTTGCTAACCTGGTAAAAGAGTCCAAGTACATGGTCGTGCACTCTGGAGCAGGAATCAGTACTTCAGCGGGCATCCCTGACTTCAG GGGTCCAAAGGGTGTGTGGACCTTGGAGGAAAAGGGAGAGACGCCTCATTTTGAGACAACGTTTGAAGAGGCCCGACCCAGCCTGACTCACATGGCCCTGCTGGGACTCCAGCGGGCCGGATACCTCAAGTATCTCATCAGCCAAAATGTGGACGGTCTGCATGTGCGATCTGGTTTCCCAAG GGACTTGTTGTCAGAGCTTCATGGAAACATGTTTGTGGAGGAGTGCGAGAAGTGTTGCAG GCAGTTTGTCAGGGAAAAGGTGATTGGCGTGATGGGCCTCAAACCCACGGGACGGTATTGCGATGTGGTGCGCTCCAGAGGACTCAGAGGCTGCAG AGGGAAATTGATTAGCACTATACTGGACTGGGAAGATGCACTTCCTGACAGAGATCTGAACAAAGCAGACAATGCAAGCAG ACAAGCTGACCTGGCACTGACGCTGGGCACCTCCATGCAGATCAAACCCAGCGGAGACCTTCCACTCGTCACCAAGCGCAAAGGCGGCAAAGTCGTCATTGTCAACCTGCAGCCCACCAAGCAC GACAAGCATGCACACCTCCGCATCAACGGCTATGTTGATGATGTAATTAAGCAGCTCATGGAGCACCTGGGGTTGGACATCCCAAAGTGGGAGGGGCCAACTGTGTGTGAGAGCTCCACTGCCGCACTGGAGGGCACGCCCGACATCAAGCCCCCGCACTCGCTCAGTCCGGATGTGAAGTTCAAAGGTGAGCTcattaagaagaagaaacgAGATGCAGAAAGCAACACCATCAAAGAAGAGACGGTTTCGGTAAAGAAGGAGAGGAAAGATCCTCCAGTGGGGATAAAAGATGACAAGTAG
- the sirt6 gene encoding NAD-dependent protein deacetylase sirtuin-6 isoform X3 — MLPDSHRTQTRACADFQRGPKGVWTLEEKGETPHFETTFEEARPSLTHMALLGLQRAGYLKYLISQNVDGLHVRSGFPRDLLSELHGNMFVEECEKCCRQFVREKVIGVMGLKPTGRYCDVVRSRGLRGCRGKLISTILDWEDALPDRDLNKADNASRQADLALTLGTSMQIKPSGDLPLVTKRKGGKVVIVNLQPTKHDKHAHLRINGYVDDVIKQLMEHLGLDIPKWEGPTVCESSTAALEGTPDIKPPHSLSPDVKFKGELIKKKKRDAESNTIKEETVSVKKERKDPPVGIKDDK, encoded by the exons ATGCTGCCGGACTCTCACCGTACGCAGACAAGGGCGTGTGCGGACTTCCAGAG GGGTCCAAAGGGTGTGTGGACCTTGGAGGAAAAGGGAGAGACGCCTCATTTTGAGACAACGTTTGAAGAGGCCCGACCCAGCCTGACTCACATGGCCCTGCTGGGACTCCAGCGGGCCGGATACCTCAAGTATCTCATCAGCCAAAATGTGGACGGTCTGCATGTGCGATCTGGTTTCCCAAG GGACTTGTTGTCAGAGCTTCATGGAAACATGTTTGTGGAGGAGTGCGAGAAGTGTTGCAG GCAGTTTGTCAGGGAAAAGGTGATTGGCGTGATGGGCCTCAAACCCACGGGACGGTATTGCGATGTGGTGCGCTCCAGAGGACTCAGAGGCTGCAG AGGGAAATTGATTAGCACTATACTGGACTGGGAAGATGCACTTCCTGACAGAGATCTGAACAAAGCAGACAATGCAAGCAG ACAAGCTGACCTGGCACTGACGCTGGGCACCTCCATGCAGATCAAACCCAGCGGAGACCTTCCACTCGTCACCAAGCGCAAAGGCGGCAAAGTCGTCATTGTCAACCTGCAGCCCACCAAGCAC GACAAGCATGCACACCTCCGCATCAACGGCTATGTTGATGATGTAATTAAGCAGCTCATGGAGCACCTGGGGTTGGACATCCCAAAGTGGGAGGGGCCAACTGTGTGTGAGAGCTCCACTGCCGCACTGGAGGGCACGCCCGACATCAAGCCCCCGCACTCGCTCAGTCCGGATGTGAAGTTCAAAGGTGAGCTcattaagaagaagaaacgAGATGCAGAAAGCAACACCATCAAAGAAGAGACGGTTTCGGTAAAGAAGGAGAGGAAAGATCCTCCAGTGGGGATAAAAGATGACAAGTAG
- the sirt6 gene encoding NAD-dependent protein deacetylase sirtuin-6 isoform X4, translating into MGPKGVWTLEEKGETPHFETTFEEARPSLTHMALLGLQRAGYLKYLISQNVDGLHVRSGFPRDLLSELHGNMFVEECEKCCRQFVREKVIGVMGLKPTGRYCDVVRSRGLRGCRGKLISTILDWEDALPDRDLNKADNASRQADLALTLGTSMQIKPSGDLPLVTKRKGGKVVIVNLQPTKHDKHAHLRINGYVDDVIKQLMEHLGLDIPKWEGPTVCESSTAALEGTPDIKPPHSLSPDVKFKGELIKKKKRDAESNTIKEETVSVKKERKDPPVGIKDDK; encoded by the exons at GGGTCCAAAGGGTGTGTGGACCTTGGAGGAAAAGGGAGAGACGCCTCATTTTGAGACAACGTTTGAAGAGGCCCGACCCAGCCTGACTCACATGGCCCTGCTGGGACTCCAGCGGGCCGGATACCTCAAGTATCTCATCAGCCAAAATGTGGACGGTCTGCATGTGCGATCTGGTTTCCCAAG GGACTTGTTGTCAGAGCTTCATGGAAACATGTTTGTGGAGGAGTGCGAGAAGTGTTGCAG GCAGTTTGTCAGGGAAAAGGTGATTGGCGTGATGGGCCTCAAACCCACGGGACGGTATTGCGATGTGGTGCGCTCCAGAGGACTCAGAGGCTGCAG AGGGAAATTGATTAGCACTATACTGGACTGGGAAGATGCACTTCCTGACAGAGATCTGAACAAAGCAGACAATGCAAGCAG ACAAGCTGACCTGGCACTGACGCTGGGCACCTCCATGCAGATCAAACCCAGCGGAGACCTTCCACTCGTCACCAAGCGCAAAGGCGGCAAAGTCGTCATTGTCAACCTGCAGCCCACCAAGCAC GACAAGCATGCACACCTCCGCATCAACGGCTATGTTGATGATGTAATTAAGCAGCTCATGGAGCACCTGGGGTTGGACATCCCAAAGTGGGAGGGGCCAACTGTGTGTGAGAGCTCCACTGCCGCACTGGAGGGCACGCCCGACATCAAGCCCCCGCACTCGCTCAGTCCGGATGTGAAGTTCAAAGGTGAGCTcattaagaagaagaaacgAGATGCAGAAAGCAACACCATCAAAGAAGAGACGGTTTCGGTAAAGAAGGAGAGGAAAGATCCTCCAGTGGGGATAAAAGATGACAAGTAG